A single region of the Garra rufa chromosome 6, GarRuf1.0, whole genome shotgun sequence genome encodes:
- the hemgn gene encoding uncharacterized protein hemgn isoform X1 yields the protein MEETLEKEIPPSEVKDSDEGGIRLRLRDRDLLKKRKAEAEEKATNQWVYGAESLKRAKKTSGTPGRKGRPRKEAPTVIPEDLGLAQETDPSPVTLPITIPVLPTIVETVPLVPVEPQPEPLSVPVETFSEKPLEGFLIEDLGPDEEEDMPQKSLVIDTGDDEQSQADEPVPELSQVSMPVYAPASAPSQPESLPESLII from the exons ATGGAAGAGACGTTGGAGAAAGAGATCCCGCCATCCGAAGTAAAAGATTCGGATGAAG GTGGAATTCGACTGCGTTTGAGAGACAGAGACCTGTTGAAGAAACGAAAGGCTGAGGCAGAGGAAAAAGCAACCAACCAGTGGGTTTATGG GGCAGAAAGCCTTAAAAGAGCGAAAAAGACCAGCGGTACCCCAGGAAGGAAAGGTCGACCAAGAAAAGAAGCGCCCACAGTTATTCCAGAAGATCTCGGTCTGGCTCAAGAAACAGATCCTTCCCCTGTCACACTTCCTATCACAATACCAGTATTACCCACTATAGTAGAGACAGTGCCTTTAGTACCAGTTGAGCCACAACCAGAGCCACTGTCTGTGCCTGTGGAAACATTTAGTGAAAAACCCCTGGAGGGGTTTCTGATTGAGGATCTGGGGCCTGATGAGGAGGAAGACATGCCTCAGAAAAGCCTTGTCATTGATACAG GTGATGACGAGCAGTCACAGGCTGATGAACCTGTACCAGAACTGAGTCAAGTCTCAATGCCAGTGTATGCTCCAGCATCTGCTCCTTCTCAACCAGAGAGTCTACCTGAGAGTTTGATTATCTGA
- the hemgn gene encoding uncharacterized protein hemgn isoform X2 yields the protein MEETLEKEIPPSEVKDSDEGGIRLRLRDRDLLKKRKAEAEEKATNQAESLKRAKKTSGTPGRKGRPRKEAPTVIPEDLGLAQETDPSPVTLPITIPVLPTIVETVPLVPVEPQPEPLSVPVETFSEKPLEGFLIEDLGPDEEEDMPQKSLVIDTGDDEQSQADEPVPELSQVSMPVYAPASAPSQPESLPESLII from the exons ATGGAAGAGACGTTGGAGAAAGAGATCCCGCCATCCGAAGTAAAAGATTCGGATGAAG GTGGAATTCGACTGCGTTTGAGAGACAGAGACCTGTTGAAGAAACGAAAGGCTGAGGCAGAGGAAAAAGCAACCAACCA GGCAGAAAGCCTTAAAAGAGCGAAAAAGACCAGCGGTACCCCAGGAAGGAAAGGTCGACCAAGAAAAGAAGCGCCCACAGTTATTCCAGAAGATCTCGGTCTGGCTCAAGAAACAGATCCTTCCCCTGTCACACTTCCTATCACAATACCAGTATTACCCACTATAGTAGAGACAGTGCCTTTAGTACCAGTTGAGCCACAACCAGAGCCACTGTCTGTGCCTGTGGAAACATTTAGTGAAAAACCCCTGGAGGGGTTTCTGATTGAGGATCTGGGGCCTGATGAGGAGGAAGACATGCCTCAGAAAAGCCTTGTCATTGATACAG GTGATGACGAGCAGTCACAGGCTGATGAACCTGTACCAGAACTGAGTCAAGTCTCAATGCCAGTGTATGCTCCAGCATCTGCTCCTTCTCAACCAGAGAGTCTACCTGAGAGTTTGATTATCTGA
- the anp32b gene encoding acidic leucine-rich nuclear phosphoprotein 32 family member B isoform X2, giving the protein MDMKKRIHLELRNRTPSDVRELVLDNCRSNEGKIEGLTAEFVNLEFLSLINVGLLSVSNLPKLGKLKKLELSDNRISGGLDVLAEKLPNLTHLNLSGNKLKDISTLEPLKKLDHLKSLDLFNCEVTNLNDYRESVFKLLPQLTYLDGYDMDDREASDSDGEADGDGVDDDDDEEGEEEEDEDGEEEEFDEEEDDDDDEDEVEGEEDDEDGSGEDEEDFGQDGEVDDEDDDDDDDDDEDEQGGKGEKRKREGDDEDDDDDDDEEDD; this is encoded by the exons ATGGACATGAAAAAGAGGATTCATTTGGAGCTGAGGAACAGGACACCATCTGAT GTACGAGAACTTGTCCTTGACAACTGCAGATCAAATGAAGGGAAAATTGAAGGCCTCACAGCAGAATTTGTTAATCTTGAGTTTCTAAGTTTGATAAATGTTGGTCTACTCTCTGTCTCCAACCTTCCTAAACTCGGAAAACTTAAAAAG ttGGAACTCAGTGACAACAGAATCTCTGGTGGCCTTGATGTTTTAGCTGAAAAACTCCCCAATCTCACACATCTAAACCTAAGTGGCAACAAACTGAAAGACATCAGCACATTGGAACCCTTG AAAAAACTTGACCATTTGAAGAGTCTTGACCTTTTCAATTGCGAAGTCACGAACTTGAACGACTACCGGGAAAGCGTCTTCAAGCTCCTTCCACAGCTCACATATCTAGACGGCTACGATATGGATGACCGCGAGGCGTCGGACTCTGACGGCGAAGCTGACGGAGATGGGGTCGATGACGACGATGATGAGG AGGGAGAAGAAGAGGAGGATGAGGATGGAGAGGAGGAGGAGTTTGACGAAGAGGAAGATGATGATGACGATGAAGACGAGGTTGAAGGCGAGGAGGATGATGAGGATGGCAGTGGAGAGGATGAG GAGGACTTTGGTCAGGATGGAGAAGTAgatgatgaggatgatgatgacgacgatgatgatgatgaag ACGAGCAAGGAGGAAAGGGTGAGAAGAGAAAACGAGAAGGAGacgatgaagatgatgatgatgacgacgaTGAGGAGGATGATTAA
- the anp32b gene encoding acidic leucine-rich nuclear phosphoprotein 32 family member B isoform X1 — MDMKKRIHLELRNRTPSDVRELVLDNCRSNEGKIEGLTAEFVNLEFLSLINVGLLSVSNLPKLGKLKKLELSDNRISGGLDVLAEKLPNLTHLNLSGNKLKDISTLEPLKKLDHLKSLDLFNCEVTNLNDYRESVFKLLPQLTYLDGYDMDDREASDSDGEADGDGVDDDDDEEGEEEEDEDGEEEEFDEEEDDDDDEDEVEGEEDDEDGSGEDEEDFGQDGEVDDEDDDDDDDDDEEDEQGGKGEKRKREGDDEDDDDDDDEEDD; from the exons ATGGACATGAAAAAGAGGATTCATTTGGAGCTGAGGAACAGGACACCATCTGAT GTACGAGAACTTGTCCTTGACAACTGCAGATCAAATGAAGGGAAAATTGAAGGCCTCACAGCAGAATTTGTTAATCTTGAGTTTCTAAGTTTGATAAATGTTGGTCTACTCTCTGTCTCCAACCTTCCTAAACTCGGAAAACTTAAAAAG ttGGAACTCAGTGACAACAGAATCTCTGGTGGCCTTGATGTTTTAGCTGAAAAACTCCCCAATCTCACACATCTAAACCTAAGTGGCAACAAACTGAAAGACATCAGCACATTGGAACCCTTG AAAAAACTTGACCATTTGAAGAGTCTTGACCTTTTCAATTGCGAAGTCACGAACTTGAACGACTACCGGGAAAGCGTCTTCAAGCTCCTTCCACAGCTCACATATCTAGACGGCTACGATATGGATGACCGCGAGGCGTCGGACTCTGACGGCGAAGCTGACGGAGATGGGGTCGATGACGACGATGATGAGG AGGGAGAAGAAGAGGAGGATGAGGATGGAGAGGAGGAGGAGTTTGACGAAGAGGAAGATGATGATGACGATGAAGACGAGGTTGAAGGCGAGGAGGATGATGAGGATGGCAGTGGAGAGGATGAG GAGGACTTTGGTCAGGATGGAGAAGTAgatgatgaggatgatgatgacgacgatgatgatgatgaag AAGACGAGCAAGGAGGAAAGGGTGAGAAGAGAAAACGAGAAGGAGacgatgaagatgatgatgatgacgacgaTGAGGAGGATGATTAA